One Plasmodium gaboni strain SY75 chromosome 1, whole genome shotgun sequence DNA segment encodes these proteins:
- a CDS encoding lipid/sterol:H+ symporter, with the protein MFVKNFIHKLKELKQKSLDKFANLLYDYGGYVYDRPCTFIICSLICCLLLTCGFYFKEHEKDIYKLYSISNSYAYETNETINDFFYKSRRCFILVESNVNLLKPKILRELQKFEEGTKDIEVDLSEINECKSASELPPEQSPVAKELYKTLIQRSEENLKSGKINGSLFDYSDLDDNGKSILSVQGQENNNDDDIIEGDNKNDENNNNNNNNNNNSEDDSNNEVDNNDDDDDDEDNDDGDNEEEDEEKKKSLREKLYRKIYEMLKKKKENIVLDENSPNVNYSDYKDDVFYPYQYIPPMLIKSDRCKLHNVFADKNLNIDLREASDGLKKQITYTLEDICEKKYGDCNFSSLFLYYEKGNGYIDYPIKVDNLDFYVNRRTYKEMMFKGILGNMVYEKSGSKFIIKSANAIMTVIPLLNSHTYEPYALAYEKKLIDYVRFYNLDDIIQDEETNDNNDPFIRFHVFTDRSLEDEVDRISKIDNLTRLLLLIGVLLIFMYALFNNVTSVLYRSKPLCAVMGIFCGFLGFLSGSGFLYFLGVKSVPPAETVPFLVIGVGVDDVFVILNSYSLLFMVKDNKKRIQMCLKDSALAITVTTLTNIIAFLISAISPFYSICAFSLFTASSLFFGYLMVLTFLLSFLCIEAKLEKKKRNIFTGTLHLFRSIFMKNSKKENNKKTDKENNNLNADDKKNDLSLELKNNEDDYENVSIYEWIHNLYLFEESINKKKKNLAVVYTSNGNPPHNNNNNNNMNEELGLVDSSKIVSIEDLKQRNVRTHDGSLQNKDDNKKKNKTEKKKKAQDNNGNNYNNIKSSNLKCDNDMNGKNGKNDMNDMNDNNDNNIINTPSSGEEKDKKINVLNDVFNDITIKPNDNNILLDRGDIIKSSGYDSSYNDLHSSSLPNPSSNEILNKTSMVYDEIYLNDNKKEIECSSKNLVNDIKKNDMIHDDSFNIINNKNMISPSNEINNSNNTNKFNNNSTELATKDTQHFINGHDKNIYLLSSHDNALFYKYIYEEPKGNIGKYFRSLVKNYYVPFLSSKFGKTIVYIMFTCLIALSIYGCTLMKKGIKYDKAFPVDSYVRRFTSAKIKYFPDFGDFIEVYYFDKNFINKYRGLKNNTKEFASSFLYSDLTDRQIMNGPKINKNVHWENTNLQEELINMHNTLESQEFVTSVANGFTFFLNKNKSSLRKENPQEFYEIFANWLKKDFVGNLFKNDFVFLNGKLVAWRFHYFQKNVDDSEISSKWLKASKQITKLENHNVQMVCFHLSSIFNETDESIIEVTLINLGITILTILVVTAYIIKGFYSCVIIALIIFLIDLCIFGFMCLCGITMNIISMVILVLSVGFSIDHTSHIVQAFSHSMGRTRDEKMKESLHLMIGPVLHSGLSTWFVISTLFFSNKDFTVIFFQTLSLVLFFSITFSSMFLPVLLSSFGPLH; encoded by the exons atgttcGTAAAAAACTTTATTcataaattaaaagaattaaaacaaaaatcTTTAGATAAGTTTGCTAATCTATTGTATGATTATGGAGGTTATGTATATGATAGACCATGTACGTTTATCATATGTAGTTTAATATGTTGTTTACTTTTAACGTGTggtttttattttaaagaaCATGAGAaagatatttataaattatattccATATCGAATTCGTATGCATACGAAACGAATGAAACAATTAATgactttttttataaaagtaGAAGATGTTTTATATTAGTTGAATCTAATGTAAATTTATTGAAACCAAAAATTTTGAGAGAATTACAAAAATTTGAGGAAGGTACGAAAGATATAGAAGTAGATTTGTCTGAAATTAATGAATGTAAATCTGCATCTGAGTTACCACCAGAACAAAGTCCTGTGGcaaaagaattatataagaCATTAATTCAAAGAAGTGAAGAGAATTTAAAAAGTGGAAAGATCAATGGTAGTCTTTTTGATTATTCTGATTTAGATGATAATGGCAAAAGTATTTTGTCAGTGCAAGGacaagaaaataataacgATGATGATATTATAGAAGGAGACAAcaaaaatgatgaaaacaacaacaataataataataataataataatagtgaagatgatagtaataatgaggttgataataatgatgatgatgatgatgatgaagataatgatgatggagataatgaagaagaagatgaagaaaagaaaaaatcACTTCgagaaaaattatatagaaaaatatatgaaatgttaaagaaaaaaaaagaaaatattgTTTTAGATGAGAATAGTCCAAATGTTAATTATTCTGATTATAAAGATGATGTATTCTATCCATATCAATATATACCACCTATGTTAATAAAATCAGATAGATGTAAATTACATAATGTTTTTGCTGATAAAAATTTGAATATAGATTTAAGAGAAGCTAGTGATggattaaaaaaacaaataacATATACATTAGAAGATATATGTGAAAAGAAATATGGTGATTGTAATTTCAgttcattatttttatattatgagAAAGGAAATGGTTATATTGATTATCCTATAAAAGTAGATAATTTAGatttttatgtaaataGAAGAACATATAAAGAAATGATGTTTAAAGGTATATTAGGTAATATGGTGTATGAAAAATCTGGTtcaaaatttattataaaatcaGCAAATGCTATTATGACTGTAATACCATTATTAAATTCTCATACATATGAACCATATGCATTAGCTTatgaaaagaaattaatTGATTATGTTAGATTTTATAATTTAGATGATATAATACAAGATGAAGAAActaatgataataatgatcCTTTTATACGTTTTCATGTATTTACTGATAGAAGTTTAGAAGATGAAGTTGATCGTATATCTAAAATTGATAATTTAACTAGattacttttattaataggtgttttattaatatttatgtatgcattatttaataatgtCACATCTGTACTTTATAGAAGTAAACCCTTATGTGCTGTTATGGGTATCTTTTGTGGTTTCTTAGGTTTCTTATCAGGTTCAGGtttcttatattttctaGGTGTCAAATCTGTTCCACCAGCAGAAACTGTTCCATTTTTAGTTATAGGTGTTGGTGTTGATGATGTGtttgttatattaaattcatattctttattatttatggTTAAAGATAATAAGAAAAGAATACAGATGTGTCTAAAAGATAGTGCCTTAGCAATTACTGTTACTACATTAACTAATATTATAGCCTTTTTAATAAGTGCTATATCACCATTCTATTCTATATGTGCCTTTTCCTTATTTACAGCTAGCTCCTTATTTTTTGGATATCTTATGGTGTTAACATTTTTGTTGAGTTTTCTATGTATAGAAGCCAAATTAgaaaagaagaaaagaaatattttcaCGGGTACCTTGCATTTGTTCAGATCTATTTTTATGAAGAATTCGAAGAAGGaaaacaacaaaaaaacagacaaggaaaataataatcttAATGCTGatgacaaaaaaaatgatttatcTTTGGAgctaaaaaataatgaagatgattatgaaaatgtttctatatatgaatggatacataatttatatttatttgaagaatctataaataagaaaaagaaaaatcTAGCAGTAGTATATACATCAAATGGAAACCCCCCCcacaataataataataataataatatgaatgaagAACTTGGATTGGTTGATTCCTCAAAAATTGTATCCATAGAAGATCTAAAACAAAGAAATGTTAGAACACATGATGGTTCtttacaaaataaagatgataataagaaaaagaataaaacagaaaaaaaaaagaaagcacaagataataatggtaataattataataatattaaaagtaGCAATTTAAAATGTGATAATGATATGAATGGTAAGAATGGTAAGAATGATATGAATGATATGAATGATAAcaatgataataatattattaataccCCATCAAGTGGTGAAGAGAAAGATAAAAAGATTAATGTTCTTAATGATGTATTTAACGATATTACAATAAAACctaatgataataatatattattagatagaggagatataataaaaagtaGTGGTTATGATTCTTCTTATAATGATTTACATAGTAGTTCCCTTCCAAATCCATCATctaatgaaatattaaataaaactAGTATGGTATATgatgaaatatatttaaatgataataagAAAGAAATAGAATGTTCATCAAAAAATTTGGTgaatgatataaaaaagaatgatATGATACATGATgattcatttaatataataaataataagaatatgATATCACCATCaaatgaaattaataatagtaataatacaaataagtttaataataattcgACAGAATTAGCTACAAAAGATACAcaacattttataaatggacatgataaaaatatttatttattaagTTCACATGATAATgcattattttataaatatatatatgaagaaCCTAAAGGAAATATAGGAAAATATTTTAGATCATTAgtaaaaaattattatgtacCATTCTTATCATCAAAATTTGGTAAGAcaattgtatatataatgtttaCATGTCTTATAGCATTATCTATATATGGATGCACattaatgaaaaaaggaataaaatatgataaagCATTTCCAGTGGATTCATATGTTCGTCGATTTACATCAgcaaaaattaaatattttccAGATTTTGGAGATTTTATTGaagtatattattttgataagaattttataaataaatatagaggtctaaaaaataatacaaaagAATTTGCATCATCATTTCTTTATTCAGATTTAACAGATCGTCAAATAATGAATGGTccaaaaataaataaaaatgtacATTGGGAGAATACAAATTTACAAGaagaattaataaatatgcATAATACTTTAGAATCACAAGAATTTGTTACATCTGTTGCAAATGgttttactttttttttaaataaaaataaatcaagCTTAAGAAAAGAAAACCCACAAGAATTTTATGAAATTTTTGCTAACTGGCTAAAAAAAGATTTTGTAGGAAATCTATTCAAAAATGATTTTGTATTCTTAAACGGAAAATTAGTTGCATGGCGTTTTCATTATTTCCAAAAAAATGTAGATGATTCAGAAATATCTTCTAAATGGTTAAAGGCATCTAAACAAATTACAAAATTAGAAAATCATAATGTTCAAATGGTTTGTTTCCATCTAAGTTCTATATTCAATGAAACTGATGAATCCATTATAGAAGTAACACTAATTAATCTAGGAATTACTATACTCACAATTCTTGTTGTAACAGCTTATATTATTAAGGGTTTCTATTCATGTGTAATTATCGCTTTGATTATTTTCCTTATTGATTTATGTATATTCGGATTTATGTGCTTATGTGGAATTAcaatgaatattatatccATGGTTATATTGGTCTTGTCAGTTG GTTTCTCCATCGACCATACCTCACACATTGTTCAAGCCTTTTCACACAGCATGGGAAGAACAAGAGATGAAAA AATGAAAGAAAGCTTGCACCTTATGATAGGACCAGTATTACATAGTGGTTTGTCAACCTGGTTTGTTATTAGtactttatttttttcaaataaagATTTTACTGTTATCTTTTTCCAAACATTAAGCTTG GTTCTATTCTTTTCTATAACCTTCTCTTCCATGTTCTTGCCCGTACTTCTTTCCAGTTTTGGCCCCCTAcattaa
- a CDS encoding hypothetical protein (conserved Plasmodium protein, unknown function) has translation MYRRYVWNSIFRDINYRLKKIYHSFYYAQSHIKYVMLILFPAIIWTTRYRADTQLGYFFYINDEKLYPTYRHNIIKKKMKWKNGSKFYLNDNVTVKDAKSIIYEGEKNVPDKIKLGCKGRIMDDNDNLAMAVRAFCKRDPKIFIWQDEHSQYL, from the coding sequence atgtatagAAGATATGTTTGGAATAGCATATTTCGAGATATAAATTATCGtttgaagaaaatatatcattctttttattatgcTCAGAgtcatataaaatatgttatgttaatattatttccAGCTATTATATGGACAACCAGATATCGAGCAGATACACAGTTAggatattttttttatattaatgatgAGAAATTATATCCAACTTATAgacataatataattaagaaaaaaatgaaatggAAGAATGGATCcaaattttatttaaatgataatgtAACAGTAAAAGATGCAAaaagtataatatatgaaggagaaaaaaatgtacctgataaaataaaattagGATGTAAAGGAAGAATAATGGATGACAATGATAATTTGGCTATGGCTGTACGTGCCTTTTGTAAGAGAGACCccaaaatttttatatggCAAGATGAACACTCACaatatttatga